GGTGGTGAGTACTTGTCTCTGTTTGATAGCTTTGTCATGTGCTTTGCAGACCAAGACACTGTCTGGGAATGGCACACATTGGTGGGCAAACTGGAAGAGGTTGCTGTCAATCTTCAGCGCCCCCTTATGGCAAAACCAGGCAACACAGCaactctgcctcattttccctatTCCTTTGACGTACCAATTGCCATCTAGCCTGCTTGTTTGGGTCTTTGATGTCACCTCAGCCCTTTGGCCAGGTTGTTGCTAGTCCTTTCCTCTTTTGGGATGGTAAACAGTCCACAATGTCAGGAGGACAGATGCCCTAGATGAGGGACTCACAGTCCCTGGCCTCTTTGGGCCTGGCTTGCTTTTTCAAGGCTTTAACAACCCAGGTGTAAGGGCCTGGGACGTAGGCAATCTGGCCTAGCAATCAAAGCTGGGGTGGTGGCCACACATCAAGGATGGCATTGAGGCTTCAGTCAGCAAGCAGGGACTGGATTAATCACTAGAGCCATAATCCATAGGCAAGTGTCAGGTTCAGGTAGGGGTGGAGAGCTGAGGTAGccaggctggggtcagagacAGTGATCAGGAAGCCAGGCACAGTCTGGAGTCACAGCTGACCAGAAGTCTGTGTTTCTatccagacaacttcctgggccaACCTCCAGGCTTAAATAGTGAGCATGGGCCAATCAGAAACCTGTAGAGTGCTCTCACTCAGGACCCTTTGGGCAGTACTTCCTGTGGTGCCTAATCTTCCTGTGGCACTCAGCATGGCCTCCTGGTAGTGACGTGGAAACGTCAGCCAGTCCAATCTCGGTCTCCCGCCCTACTTCCTTGCAAATGGCTGAACTATTTTGGCTGCAACTTTCCCCCCAaagttcagcctgaggcaggcacCCTGCATGGACAATTTCAGCCCAAGTGGATAAGTAAAGCTGTAGGGAACTGAAAACAGGGCCCTGTAACAGGAAgtgctgggcaaccttaataacaggtggtgctaccagcccaGTTCACCCTGTGAAAAGTCCACTGCTATTTTTCTATGTACATTTCCCCTTAACTTCACCCGATTGCTCCTAGTCGGACCCCCCTTCTGCCTGCTCTGCCCTTGGCGTGCTCCCACTCAGATCCCTGCAGCTGGGGAGTGCGGCCCTGCTTAGCCATTGCTTCTTCGCCAAGCTAGGCTTTCTTCTGTCTTTACCAGGGAGGGCTGAGCTGCGTTGCACATACCCTGGGTGAGGAGTAGGGGCAGAAGGCATGCTGCTGTAACACACATCAAACTCCAGTAGTGAGCTCTGTGGCCCGGGATTCTTGCTCAGTCCTGCTAGAATGAACACCTGCAATCAGAGCAGCAAGAGATTCAGGGTCTGTCTGGAGCAGGGCTCAGATGGAATTGTCTCAAACACAGTTTAATGTGCAACTCAGTAGTCTACTACCATGAGCCCTGTGGTTAAAGTGCTCTGTTCCAAGCGGTCAGGGACTACCACACAGAATACCAACAAACTGCAGCTAATTTCCTGTAACAGCGTCTGTCTGGTACTTTGAACCAGGCTCTAGTTAAGCATTAGCTGCTCTCGAACCTTTAAAACATAAACTCCGTGCAGACACCTGTAACGCACAGCAGAGCGCCAGGCTCCTCCTCAGAACAGGGCTGAGACTAACTGCCCCTGGACCACAGCAACCCCAGCCACCCAGGCAGGGTGTGTCCCAACATCCCAGCctctggggagcacaggctgtgTGTGTCTGGCTGGGTGTTCTGGGAGGGTGGAGGGCGAGCAAGTTGAGACACTGTGAAAACCTCAGTGAGCAGAGGAAGCTCACAGCACGCCCCTGGTGCATCTGCCACTTTGCAGTGTgtccgggctgctgctgctcgcAGAATCCTTTGATCTAGGAGATTTTCGACTGAGTCCTTGGGCTTCTCCCCACAGCTCTGGCAGTTCTCAACAGGCTGGGCCCAGGGGAAGGGCTGTCAGAGGCTCGGGACCTTCCTTCTTTTTGAATATGGTTCCTAACACCTAATCTGGAGCCTGGCCGGCCCAGCCCTGGGGATGGAGGCCGTGCTGGGCCAGTCCACCTGGCCCTGACCTGATGCCAGGAGTCATTGGAGGAAGCCCTGGCCCTGCCATCCTCTGCCTGCAACTGGCTTCTCACTCCAGGAATGACCGGGGGGAGGTGATGGATTCTTTGGGGCCTAGTGTGCAGGGATCAGCTCACCAGGGTGGGAGGGCTCTGGGCGGTAgggggacggggggcggggggacagcagGAGCTATCAGTTCTGGTCACTTCTTACACATCCACCCCGGGGCTCCAGTGACAGCCTCTGGGAGCCTGGGATTCAAAGGCAAGGCCATGTGCTCGCAGTGCCTGTACAGCAGGGCTCATGGCTGGGCCTGGAGAGCACATCCATGCCACTCGTTCCTCCCCCACCTGGGCCATAAGCAGGGGCAGGATGCTCTGCGGCTCTGCCATGGCTGCCCtgcacagtgccccctgcaggaGGCAACTATAACACAGACAGGGGGCCCAGCGTGTCCTCTGGGGAGTGCCCCCAAGATGGGGCATTGCCTGGGTCTGCCCTCCAAACACCCCAGCCCGCTCCCAAATGGGGTCCTCCTGGCTTAGTCCATGGGGCCCACCCCTACAGCAGCTCCTTCTTTCCCTGCACTCCCAGCACTCTGTGTGCTCGCGGCCTCACCGACATGGGCAAGACTGGGGAGACCCCGCTGCGAGTAGCCAAGAACAGGGGCTGAGCCCTGACAGcatcttctcccttcccctcccatgccTTGGGGCTGTGTGCCATCCCTGCCCCCATATACACCACcttcccctgccttccccctctCATACCCACTGTTTCTCTGCCATCTCCTTAGGGGGTGCTCCTGTCCCATTTCACGCTgaccccatctccccccacctctccctcacCATGTGCTGTGCTGTGCATGTCCTAGTGCTGCTTCCTCTTTCCCGGCCCCCACAcctgctctccctgctccccccaaccTGACTGCGCCAGCCTCCGCAGCATGCAGGCCATGCAGACCCGCCCCCTTCACCACCCGCTTGCCTACCTCAGCTCCGCCCTGGCTGCCTGGCCCTGCTCCTATTCCAAGTCCACCTCAGCTCCTCCCTCTGGTTCCACCACACCGAGCGCCCCTCCTCCAAATGCTTATCCTGCCTTCCGAGTGGCAGGGCGACACTGGCAGCTCCTCAGGGTGGGCACCCGGCCTGGTAATGCAACCCTGCCCCTCAGCTGGAGCAAGAGCCATCCCCTACCCCCAACAAACATCTGCCCCCCCAAGAagttgccccctccctccccattgaGCTGccaaggggggaggggtgtgatcAGTGTGGTATGCTACCAGTACTTGGTATCTCTTTGGCCAGGGCTGGGCGATGGGTCTGGGGTGGCTCCCGCTAGGCTGCACTGGGGATAATCCCGGGGGTGAAAGGGCTccaggcagagcccagcctggTATTCCAGTGCCTGGGAATCCCGCTCAGTCCAGAGCCAAGGCAGGTGAGCTCAGATCTGTCAGTGAGAGAGCCGAACTCTgaggctacacagagctcttcttcagctggTAAAGGGGCTCAGGCCAGGGTAAGGCAACCCAACTCCCTCACTtggggtgaaaaatccacccccctgagcctcGAGTGAACCGGACCTCCCCCCATGTGGACAGCACTCTGGGGACGGAATCCTTCCAGCGCCTGCCTGGTGTGGGATTAATGACAACACTGGGAGGACCCGCGCCAGCggctacactgaagcactgcagcgcAGTAGCTGTGCCCCAGTAGCGGTTtgagtgtagacgtagcctcggAGTGTCACAGCTGAACACTGGGTGGAAAGGTCATTAACGGGTTTTGCAAGGGCCCATGCCAGGTGATGGGGCCTGCAAACACCTCTGGCTCCgggtacctttcccagccctgaaggagagctgtgtgtggctcaaagcttgtctctcttcccATCAACGGATGGTCCAGTGAAAGCTGTTCCCtcccgcaccttgtctctctagcatCCTGGGACCCACTTAGCTACTGTTGCAAATCCCCAACCATAGTCACTGGGACCCAGTGTTGTGCTAGAACGCTGCCCTCTGGTGGCTACTTACAGTCATGGGAGGGCCGGTCTGTGGCTTACACACAGGAGTCAGATCCAGGACTCCCGGGTTTTtatcctgcctctgcctctgaCTGGCTTCATGGCCTTGGGAGCCTTCTTGCCTTGGGTACCCTTCTGCAGAATGGGGATACCCATGGGTCTGAGTTCCCCCTGCCTGCGCAGTGCCCCaagcaggggctgggcagagcgtTGGTGATCTGTAGGCCTGGCGTTGGGGGGCGGCAGGCTGTGCCCGGGCTCCTGGCCTGCAGACTGTAGGAATGCCCTAACCCTTCTATCTTGGCCCTGCAGCACCCAGGCAAACCAAAGGCCGAGCCATGATCCGCATCTCAACCTGTGAGGAGGCCGGCAGGAACACCACGTTCTCTGGCTCCTGGCTGGAGTCTCACCTCCGCAGCCCAGTGACCACGCTGGTCCTCCCCACGCTCTACTCCACGGTGCTGCTGATCGGGCTGCCAGCCAATGCCCTGGCTTTCTGGGTGTTGGCCACCAAGACCAAGAAATGCTCCTCCACCATCTTCCTGCTCAACCTGGCCGGTGCTGACCTGCTCTTCACCCTCCTGCTGCCCTTCAAGATCTCCTACCATCTACTGGGAAACAACTGGCTCCTTGGGGACTATGCATGCCGTGCCCTGGTCACCCTCTTCTATGGGAACATGTACGGCTCCATCCTCTTGCTCACCTGCATCAGCCTGGACCGCTACGTCTCGCTGGTGCACCCCTTCCTGTGGAGGGGCTCCTCGCATGTCTGGCAGGCAGTGGGAGTTTGTGTGGGTGTCTGGCTGGCCGTGGGGCTGGGTTTGAGCCCGCTGCTGCGCTACCGCCATTCCCAGCCCGTCCTAGAGTTGAACATCACCACCTGCCACGACATCCTCGACCCGGACACAGAGCACGAGCTGGCCTACTACTTCCCTGCACTGGTGGTGGTGGGCTTCGCCATGCCCTTCGTGCTCATCACCTTCTCCTATGGCTGGGTGCTGGGGTGGTTGCTCCTCAAGGGGCGGCACTATGGCCACGTGGTACGCCTCctggccctggtgctgctggcctTCGCCCTGTGCTTCACGCCCAGCAATGTGCTGCTCTTCTTCCACTACCTGCAGTCCCAGCCCGAGTGGCACAACCGCACCTACACCTGGTATGTGCTGGCCCTGGCCGCCAGCGCCTTCAACAACTGCATCGACCCCTTCATCTACTTCTACGTCTCTCGAGACTTCCGGGCCCGGCTCCGGGCTaggccctgctgctggaggggggaTGACAAGTCCTCCTCAGGCAGGGCCTCTGAGAAGTTTATGCTGCCCCAGAGGTCCAGCGAGCAGTGCCAGCACTAGGCCACGGCCCTGGGGAGCCCTCAGGCAGTGGGAGGGGACTGGGAAGCTGCTTTGTGTTTCCACCACCACTGCCCATGGGGCAACCAAGCGTTTGGAAATGGcttgctccccagctctgcccccagtgcTTCCTTTGTGACGCAGGGCCCACACctcgccctgccccagctctgggtgAGCTGCACAGAGGGCACCTCCAGCCATGCCACGGGCGCTATCTCAGGAGAGGGAGACAGGGACCAGGAGTAGCACTGACACTGCCTTCCTCTGGGTCCTTGGCTGAGTCTCTTCTTTAAGTGATGCAGCCCTACCCCATGGGGCTCGGTACCTAACGCACATCAGCCCATCAGTATCCTCAGGCTCTGCACACTCCAGTGAGCTGGACTCACCAGCTGCAGTAGGGTCCCCGTGGTCTCTGGGGGCACACACTGCAAACCGGCAGCATCCTGGACATCCAGATGTGGCTAGGGTCAGGGGTGCCCATGCACACATGGGCCCCAGTTACTGAGTCTGGAACTCAGCTCCGCACtggctgctccccgccccccccggcaggTGTCAATGTGGTGCCATGTTGTGTTGACTGTGTGGAGCTGCACTGAGTCGCGGCCAGGGGCACGTGGCTAGCTTGGCGgaggggctgctggccccagtTCAGCCTGTTTGGAATCAAGGGGGTAAAATATTCACTGCTGCGATGCTCAGTAGTGGAGTCGTGTTTGCGCTGTCATTAGGTTTCAGAATCCACCCCTATTCAGATGAGGAGGCAGTTCCTCCCACTGGGAGCTGtctcaggctggctgcagactcaggcaggctccctgcatcaGCAACACTGGGGTCATGGTTTCGAGGTAACTGCACCCTTGCGAACAGGAGGCTGAGATCCCAGTACAGGTGTCTGCAGCGTGGGCCCCGCTCCCGGCCGTGTCCATTAGATTAAAGGCAAAGTGATTTTACCCTCGCTGTTTTCTGTGTCCTCGTGTCTCATGTACAATCCCCAGCtagcacctgcccctccccaagtGAGCCTGGGATAGGGGGAGCTCTTCCTTGGGAGGCTGTCCCTCCCTCACCGCAGGGTGCTCTCAGCTCAGCCCCAGTGTGACCCTGAGACTCCCCCAGGGCTGACCCACACCTTGACACCAGCTCCATGCCAGTAACTCAGTGACCCACTGcagcctggagcacccccagTGCTGGAGCACAAACCTCACTGTGACCCTCCTCTCAGCTCTGGCCCTCGGCTCCTGATGGGACCCTCAACCCCCCGGATGTGCCCAGGGTCCCAGATGGGAGTGCACCCACTGGGGCTCCTGCCATGACCGCCATTTCCCTGCTGcggcccccgctctgcccctttTCAACATCAGTGtcagcccccagccctctcccttcccccagggctccctgcagggtGAGCACTGTCCCATGAtgtggctcccagctccccccgctGCAATCTCCAGCAGGTGGCCAGGGGCTGCTTTCCTGCTGACAGCTGTGTCATCTCAGCCGCTGCCCGTCATAGAAAGCCGAGCACAGGCTTGAGAGCCAGCACAGTGCTGCTTCCCTCGGAAAAACCTCCTTCCTGCGGAGGCATCCCCCCCCTGGGACTGCATAGCACCACAGTAACCGCCAGCCTCCTGCCACGGCAGCAGCATTCCCAGACATGACTCCCCCCATGCCTCGGCAGGGTTGCTGTGTGCATGTCCGTCCATCTGTCCAGTGGGCTCTGATTTCTCCCAAAGCAGCAGGCATCCACCCCTTTCCTGGCAGGAAGGGCCAGGAATGGCCCACGCTCGGCTatgggcagaggcagggcctgAGTATGCGAGCTACCAGAGCAATACAGAGGCTGTCTTGGCAGTGCATGGACCCTATGCCTGAGGATGCTGCTTGGAGCCATTTCTGTGCTATGAGGAGACCGAACTCCCACTGGGGGAGAAAGGCCTGGAAGTTGGCCAGTCGTTCAGAGTCCATGGTGAGAAGCGTGACTTTCCCTGAAGGGCAAAAGAGCAGATGCTCTACAGTGCTGCATTGCCCCAGCAGGTGTCCTGTGTCCTGCCTGTTTCAGCCCGGCCCTTCTGGAGCTATGGTTGCTCCCTGACCCGGCCTGTGCTCAGGGGTGCAGGGACAGAGTACAGGCACAACTCCGGCAGCACTCTGGGAACCCCATCGTGCTGGGCTCCTGCGTCCATGTGCTGCAGCCTCATCGCAACTgccagaacaggggctgcaggCAGCTTCTGCTTCCTGCTCAGCCTGGGCTGGGCTTAACCCCTCAGGGCTCTGGCAGAaggtgtcactgagggcagaGGCTGGTGAGGTGCCTAGGGAACCCCCACCAtacactgcagcccctgtgcacCAGAGCAGCTCCTTCCCCTGCACCATTGCCCCAGGAGGGGAGCTTGCCCCGCAGCCAAGGGCCTGCACTCGCCCAGCCTCCTGTCCTTCCAGCTGCATGGCATCGCCCAGTGCGTCACAGCCGGCTTAACGCTCAGGGCCAAGTCAGGCTCCTaaccacacagacagacacgGTGCTGAGTGCCCACAGCTCAGGCCTTGGCAGCAGGGCTATTGGGGAACACAATGCCTGGGCAGCCCACAGCTCATACCTCCCCCAGCGCAGTCTGTGGTGAGCGCTGGTGCCAGgcaaacacccccaaccctctgctgctCACCACATGTGGGCCCCAGTGCCCTTCTGGCTCCCAcaccccccgctccctcccagctcACCACACACCCTGGCGCCCATGCACCAGTCACAGccttccagctgcctctgcctgtcaTGCCTCACAGCTTGGCCCAGGCCCATGTTGTGCAGCTCAGCCCATGTTGTGGCTCACATGCCCTGGTCACGCCTGTGCTGCTCAGCTCCCATTAGTCGAACGCTCTGGCTGCAAAAAGAGTTTTTATTTGCACTGCAGGTGTAGGGAATGAGTATAAATATCCAGGAACAGGACCTGGGGGTCCATCCTCCAGCCTGGTCCTGCCCCGGGCAGCATGTACACAGTCTATACTGACACTATAGACACATGCAGAGTTGTGCTGGGCCATGGCATAGCACAGGTCAGCAGGGAGGACTCTTCACTGCCTGGCTGCTCTCTCACCTTGGCTACTGCCCCTAATTCCTCCTCGAGCCCCTCTTCTCAGAAGAGGTGATAccaatcagctctgtgttcttggggaaccagggtgcagtatccagcctgtctgactcatgaaagacacccccacacaccagtctctgcttgaaccaaaaccgatcagagaaaAGGCTTACAGAGAGCAGTGAAAGGCATTGGGagacacacccagacccctcctgacaagggtgacaagattaagacatctccattagcattcaaaataaagaacagggacaacacccctagcctcatctgcatgaaagatggaaCAGGGAGACATCCccatttgcatacagaatggagaacagagaaccacactgaactctgggaccagaaaagcagggaagcactgcatcatgggggaatctctgctccagatattaatgaacctatgcctgcacacacccagctcagcagttatcagaccaattctagtaatgaatccttgattgatatccaaaatactgaagcagcctagctgcactgtgagctccctggaagaaaacaccacccatagccaagagtgatcagctcctattatctagcctaaagaaaacccttgcgtcatcagtttacccataaacaaatctagtgttctcccttgaaccattgtattttctctacaaaaacccttacctatgcccaagtaagtgttctgatgcatggacccAAACTCTGTATCAGTTTCACTGGGATTCCATcccctgactgatcgtgctgggggctctgcctatctccagcactcaggaccctgagctaccaccatcacctgggaaccccgaccagttaAAGCTCTGTGGAGTGGGTGtggtccctccctcccttctctctgtttccttttctacctcaggtattaacctttaataatgtaactgttatgttggtttaggttctccttgtgtagttatcactattattcaataaataacttttatggttaagttggttgcttctctctctttctctctgaactttactcttgtgtttttagcttcccccatttactctgcagcaacacttGTTTTacctaaagatccctgcagtgcccaaaatACTGtgaggtttgctcatcaagtgggttactaccagtacaattgtgatgTGAAAGTAGGGACAGAGACATGTTAAACCTGTGGCACATAAGGGTGGCACCTGAAAGTGCTGCTTTGCCCAGCCTATTGAGACCAGGGGCACATAAGGAtgacagcttgaaagtgctgcttgacccagcccattgagtacagggacatgtaagggggtcagcttgagagtgctgattgacccggtccgctcagacttgctctgttagtctgggtgtgtgtgcatgcgtgttcATCTGGTTCTAGGGCTAGaagaacccagtcctggggaacctaggttcTGTAGGATAGCTGCATTGgaaggggacttgcagaaggaaggagtagagctccatatgaacacacaagtgacataagcagtacattaatagaattacagaatccCCTCccccgaagagtaaccctaataaatgagcctaccccaaagtaatgggcacatCTGGTAACAGAGGCCCCAACGCTGCTGGGCCCTTCCGAGGAGCACTGCCTCCACCCGCCAGACCTGGGCTCTAGCTACGCAGCAAGAATTGGGATCTTCTTTCATCTCCCCTCCAGTTCTGGACCCCTCATACCAGGGGAGGTCAATCCCTCAGTGCAGGAAACTACATGACACGTAGGCATCACGCACATGGGAACCATAAACAGCCATCGCACACCTCCCACACAGCCAGCACAGGTATTGTGCACACTCGAACCACACACAACCATTGCACACCTGCCGCACAGTGGGCACATGCACTGTGCCACAGGAACCACACACAGTCATTGCACACGTCCTGCACAGCCGGCACAGGCACTGTGCCACAGGAACCACACACAGCCACCGCACACACCTCCCACGCAGATGTAATACACACTGGAGCCACCCAgacagaaagacacacacacctcccacgCAGACACCCAGGCACAATACAAGTCTGCAAAAATTCGCCTCGTTCCTGTAATTTAGTTTCTGCTTTTCCCTTCTCAGTGACTTCCCTTTGCTTTGCAGAGCTGGGCTCAGGCACAATCTCCTCCTCCCGCCTCAGTTGCCCTGCCCGTGACCCAGGGCAGACTCCAGTCCCGTGCCCTCCTGTGGGGGTATCGGAGCCGGCATGTCCCCCTGCGGTGGGTGCAGTGCTCTGGTGGCAGACACTGCTCTGACTCAGTGCTCAAGGGGCAGAGCTGACTTCTGTATCCCACTAACAAGCACCTGGAGATGTCCCCCTTGCTGCCTTTAGCTGACACCACCTGGCCTAGGCAGGAGAGCTGGAGGAACCCTGGGAGGGCAgtttgtgatgttattgacacaAACTGTGACCGTGTAGaccattgttgcaaccaagatccTGATATTGTACATGATATGGCACCAAATATTGTATAAAGGTTGTCGAGTGAGGTGTCTATGTccaggttatgatttgctggttatgattacgCTGTCTGTAtgcgtgtatcatttttgtagttcaAGTTATAAGTatatggactttgggagatgctaatccacatctgagctttcctgggaacgttcaaactaacgtGTAAGCAATGGCATCagcctgcaaactgagtcatgcatggacatgtgacttgcccatgtgactccagactccatcttgctgctgtgattttccacagtaaaaacaaaggggtgtccttccacgggcagagaatataaaaggccctgaaaacctctccatcttctcttcagtcctgcttctgacctctggaggaaccttgctacaaaccaaagctctgaacaaaggactgaatgacccatcccagctgtggatgcactccagagacttgatttgaacctgcagtttattccatcacggCTACAAGCCTGActcaagaactttgccatgactgtatgtaattgatttcaTTTAActaattctagctctcatctatatctttttccttttataaataaacctttagattttagattctaaaggaccggcaacagcgtgatttgtgggtaagatctgatttgtatattgacaggggtctggggcttggtctttTGGAATCGacagaaccttttttcttttactggggtactggttttcataaccattcatccctataacgagtggcactggtggtgatactgggaaactggagtgtctaagggaattgcttgtgtgacttgtg
The nucleotide sequence above comes from Chelonia mydas isolate rCheMyd1 chromosome 8, rCheMyd1.pri.v2, whole genome shotgun sequence. Encoded proteins:
- the LOC102941633 gene encoding proteinase-activated receptor 4 isoform X1, translated to MCCTCCPSSEEVKPAWVANMLSLQSGPYSAALCTSLLLTCTWLGWAEQCPTAPRQTKGRAMIRISTCEEAGRNTTFSGSWLESHLRSPVTTLVLPTLYSTVLLIGLPANALAFWVLATKTKKCSSTIFLLNLAGADLLFTLLLPFKISYHLLGNNWLLGDYACRALVTLFYGNMYGSILLLTCISLDRYVSLVHPFLWRGSSHVWQAVGVCVGVWLAVGLGLSPLLRYRHSQPVLELNITTCHDILDPDTEHELAYYFPALVVVGFAMPFVLITFSYGWVLGWLLLKGRHYGHVVRLLALVLLAFALCFTPSNVLLFFHYLQSQPEWHNRTYTWYVLALAASAFNNCIDPFIYFYVSRDFRARLRARPCCWRGDDKSSSGRASEKFMLPQRSSEQCQH
- the LOC102941633 gene encoding proteinase-activated receptor 4 isoform X2, which gives rise to MIRISTCEEAGRNTTFSGSWLESHLRSPVTTLVLPTLYSTVLLIGLPANALAFWVLATKTKKCSSTIFLLNLAGADLLFTLLLPFKISYHLLGNNWLLGDYACRALVTLFYGNMYGSILLLTCISLDRYVSLVHPFLWRGSSHVWQAVGVCVGVWLAVGLGLSPLLRYRHSQPVLELNITTCHDILDPDTEHELAYYFPALVVVGFAMPFVLITFSYGWVLGWLLLKGRHYGHVVRLLALVLLAFALCFTPSNVLLFFHYLQSQPEWHNRTYTWYVLALAASAFNNCIDPFIYFYVSRDFRARLRARPCCWRGDDKSSSGRASEKFMLPQRSSEQCQH